A single Pseudoalteromonas rubra DNA region contains:
- the minC gene encoding septum site-determining protein MinC has product MSTQSFELKGNLFTLSVLHLFDADLGNVKQQLSDKISQAPKFFKGAPIVINLADVQEQSIVLSDLKRILAALALNPVGICNGTEQHNAEAKEIGLSVLNYTKDVKPVTQDSQDTQIVEKEVYLGAQVINGTVRSGQQIYAKDRDLIVLGAVSHGAEVIADGNIHIYGTLRGRAIAGAQGNHEASIYCQKLEAELVSVGGSYWISDSLQGEHWGKACQISQNNESLELTALVKG; this is encoded by the coding sequence ATGTCTACACAGTCTTTTGAATTGAAGGGAAACCTGTTTACTCTCTCAGTTTTACACCTCTTCGATGCCGACCTTGGTAATGTAAAACAACAACTGAGTGATAAAATTTCCCAGGCTCCAAAATTTTTTAAAGGAGCACCTATCGTAATCAATCTTGCTGACGTCCAGGAACAGAGCATTGTACTCAGCGATTTAAAACGTATTCTTGCAGCGTTAGCATTAAACCCGGTTGGTATTTGTAATGGTACAGAACAACACAATGCCGAAGCCAAAGAAATTGGCTTGTCTGTACTAAACTATACTAAAGATGTTAAGCCTGTTACCCAAGATAGCCAAGACACACAAATTGTTGAAAAAGAAGTTTATCTTGGAGCCCAGGTCATTAACGGCACTGTGCGCTCCGGGCAACAAATTTACGCGAAGGACCGGGACCTTATTGTACTAGGCGCAGTCAGCCATGGTGCAGAGGTCATTGCCGATGGCAATATTCACATCTATGGCACGCTCAGAGGGCGTGCTATCGCTGGTGCGCAAGGAAATCATGAGGCGAGTATCTACTGTCAGAAACTTGAAGCAGAGCTTGTTTCGGTGGGCGGCAGTTATTGGATCAGTGACTCTCTTCAGGGTGAGCACTGGGGCAAGGCCTGCCAGATTTCACAAAATAACGAATCATTAGAATTAACAGCATTGGTCAAAGGATAA
- a CDS encoding cytochrome ubiquinol oxidase subunit I, with translation MLDTLLLSRIQFAANISFHILFPTITIALAWFLVFFKFRYGQTDEQVWLRAYRFWVKIFALTFALGVVSGITMSFQFGTNWPGFMERIGNIAGPLLGYEVLTAFFMEATFLGIMLFGMKRVSPRLHTFSTLIVAVGTTLSAFWILSLNSWLQTPTGYTLVDGVFYPDNWFEIIFNPSFGYRFAHMLLASGLTASFLVAGISAYRLLKNDHKHAPKLTLKVALSVAALLAPLQMFVGDLHGLNTFEHQPQKVAAMEGVWETEQGAPLLLFAIPDESTRTNHFEVAIPNLASLILTHKLDGEIKGLNEFKGEHPPVKPVFFGFRIMVGMGLLMILVAAVTRYTLWRHSTLPDWQLKILVAMTFSGWIATLAGWYVTEIGRQPFMVNGLIKIEELVTSVPGEHVLLTLVGYLTVYAVLLTAYIKTLFYTARNAIEVEEYQTTPIQGGQYV, from the coding sequence ATGCTTGATACCCTACTGTTGTCGCGTATTCAATTTGCGGCAAATATTAGCTTTCATATTCTATTTCCAACCATAACCATTGCTTTGGCCTGGTTCCTGGTTTTCTTTAAATTCCGTTACGGCCAAACTGACGAGCAGGTATGGCTGAGAGCATATCGATTTTGGGTTAAAATTTTTGCACTCACTTTCGCGCTGGGTGTGGTGAGCGGCATTACTATGTCTTTTCAGTTTGGCACTAATTGGCCCGGATTTATGGAACGCATAGGTAACATAGCCGGACCGTTGCTCGGCTATGAAGTGCTCACAGCCTTTTTTATGGAAGCCACCTTTCTCGGTATTATGCTATTTGGTATGAAACGTGTTAGCCCGCGTCTGCATACCTTTTCTACCCTCATTGTAGCGGTAGGCACTACCCTGTCGGCATTCTGGATACTCTCTTTAAACAGCTGGTTACAAACCCCCACTGGTTACACACTAGTCGATGGCGTGTTCTATCCTGACAACTGGTTTGAGATAATCTTCAACCCCTCATTTGGTTATCGCTTTGCTCATATGCTCCTGGCCAGCGGACTCACAGCATCCTTTCTGGTAGCAGGAATTAGCGCCTATCGGCTATTAAAAAACGACCACAAGCATGCCCCCAAATTGACATTGAAGGTAGCGCTAAGTGTTGCTGCACTACTGGCACCACTACAGATGTTTGTCGGAGACCTGCACGGCCTGAACACATTTGAGCATCAGCCGCAAAAAGTAGCCGCAATGGAGGGGGTCTGGGAGACTGAGCAAGGTGCCCCCCTGTTGCTATTCGCAATTCCTGATGAAAGTACCCGAACGAATCATTTTGAAGTCGCTATTCCTAACTTGGCCAGTTTGATCCTCACTCATAAGCTAGACGGTGAGATCAAAGGTCTGAACGAGTTTAAAGGTGAGCACCCTCCGGTTAAACCTGTCTTTTTTGGGTTCCGAATAATGGTGGGGATGGGTTTACTCATGATCCTAGTGGCGGCAGTGACACGCTACACATTGTGGCGGCATTCAACGCTGCCAGATTGGCAACTTAAAATACTAGTAGCCATGACCTTCTCTGGCTGGATTGCTACTTTGGCAGGCTGGTATGTCACAGAAATTGGACGCCAACCTTTTATGGTAAATGGGCTAATAAAAATTGAAGAACTAGTCACCAGTGTCCCGGGAGAGCATGTGCTGCTTACATTAGTAGGCTATCTTACTGTCTATGCTGTACTACTCACAGCTTATATTAAAACACTATTTTATACCGCGCGTAATGCCATAGAAGTTGAAGAGTATCAGACAACACCGATTCAGGGAGGTCAATATGTTTAG
- a CDS encoding lytic murein transglycosylase, with product MTKTLSALLVSLCLASQTVKADDQARFDSYVEVLKAEALERGYKPALIEKAFSTVKFKKKVIKQDKNQPEIVETLETYLPKRVPDWKVQRARKLYKENKELLDKISKDFGVQGRFIVALWGLESSFGRVQGGYPVISSLVTLAFDGRREALYKRQLWAALDILKDGHVNVDNFKGSWAGAMGQSQFMPTSFNSYAVDYNKDGKKDIWTSKEDALASIANYLKSVGWNDSLTWGRQVKLPEDFPSQYVLKRGSKNHKQWLEFWRDSERSLQEWQSLGVRRADGTDLPKVNISAALVMPDDMNGRMYLAYNNYKALMNWNRSYYFATSVGYLSDRIGYPKI from the coding sequence GTGACTAAAACACTATCCGCATTATTAGTATCTTTATGTCTGGCATCGCAAACTGTTAAAGCGGATGATCAGGCGCGTTTCGACAGTTATGTAGAAGTTTTAAAGGCTGAAGCGCTTGAGCGCGGTTATAAACCCGCTCTTATAGAAAAGGCGTTCAGCACAGTCAAATTCAAAAAGAAAGTCATCAAACAAGATAAGAACCAGCCTGAAATCGTTGAGACGCTGGAAACTTATCTGCCAAAACGTGTACCGGACTGGAAGGTTCAGCGTGCACGTAAGCTGTATAAAGAGAATAAAGAGCTGCTCGATAAGATCAGCAAAGACTTTGGCGTGCAGGGGCGCTTTATCGTTGCACTGTGGGGACTTGAAAGTAGCTTTGGCCGGGTTCAGGGCGGCTATCCGGTGATTAGCTCACTGGTGACATTGGCATTTGATGGTCGCCGGGAAGCCCTCTATAAACGACAGCTATGGGCTGCATTGGACATTCTTAAAGATGGCCATGTGAATGTCGACAATTTCAAAGGTTCCTGGGCTGGTGCAATGGGTCAATCCCAGTTTATGCCCACCTCCTTCAATTCTTATGCTGTTGATTACAACAAAGATGGCAAGAAAGATATCTGGACCAGCAAAGAAGATGCCCTGGCATCTATTGCCAATTATCTGAAGAGTGTTGGTTGGAATGACAGTCTGACCTGGGGCCGTCAGGTAAAGTTGCCGGAGGATTTCCCCAGCCAGTATGTCCTGAAGCGCGGTTCAAAAAATCACAAGCAGTGGCTTGAGTTTTGGCGAGATTCTGAACGCTCACTACAAGAGTGGCAAAGTCTGGGCGTCAGACGTGCTGATGGTACAGATTTGCCAAAAGTGAATATTAGTGCGGCTTTGGTGATGCCTGATGACATGAACGGCCGTATGTATCTGGCTTACAATAACTACAAAGCGCTGATGAACTGGAATCGCAGCTATTATTTTGCCACCAGTGTCGGGTATTTGTCTGACCGCATTGGCTATCCGAAAATTTAG
- the rnd gene encoding ribonuclease D, producing MQYQFIQHQTELDAFTAKLSNSKVLAIDTEFMRRRTLYPEIALIQVYNGEHLALIDPLSELDFSGLWHLLRDEQIVKVLHSPSEDIEVFQKFAGFVPAPLFDTQFALQLLGEGNCVGFANMVKAMLDVELDKSMSRTDWLKRPLQASQLEYAAADVFYLLPCYESLCQKVAEKGLSDIVISESHLIAQKRAFRTPDDYLYLNVKNVWQLKPRDLAVLRELASWRQNKAEKKNLALNFVLKEQNMVEIAKRRPGSLNSLRNVPGVEQMEVNRSGKEILACIEAGKAVAEAELPKRVQRLIDYPGYKGAAKEIKQSIAEVAKQQGIPLDVFASKKQINQVIGWNWKLDDAQRNKFMKPDLFLGWRHSQLKDALSKWQVE from the coding sequence GTGCAGTATCAATTTATCCAACACCAAACTGAGCTTGATGCTTTTACAGCAAAGCTATCAAATAGCAAAGTGCTTGCGATAGACACAGAGTTTATGCGTCGCAGAACTTTGTATCCTGAAATCGCTTTGATACAAGTTTATAACGGGGAGCATCTTGCTCTGATAGATCCATTAAGTGAGCTCGACTTTTCAGGGTTATGGCATTTACTTCGTGATGAGCAGATCGTAAAAGTACTTCACTCTCCCTCTGAAGACATCGAGGTGTTCCAGAAATTTGCTGGGTTTGTACCTGCGCCTTTATTTGATACACAGTTTGCATTGCAGTTGCTCGGAGAGGGTAATTGTGTGGGATTTGCCAATATGGTGAAAGCGATGTTGGATGTTGAACTGGATAAGAGTATGTCCAGAACCGACTGGCTCAAACGTCCTTTACAGGCAAGCCAGCTTGAGTATGCTGCGGCGGATGTATTTTATCTGTTACCCTGCTATGAGAGCCTTTGTCAAAAGGTTGCAGAGAAAGGTCTGTCAGATATCGTGATCTCCGAATCCCACTTGATCGCTCAAAAGCGCGCTTTCAGAACACCGGATGATTATCTTTACCTGAATGTGAAAAATGTCTGGCAACTCAAACCCCGTGATTTGGCTGTATTACGTGAGCTTGCGAGTTGGAGACAAAACAAGGCTGAGAAGAAAAATCTGGCACTTAATTTTGTATTGAAAGAACAAAACATGGTTGAAATAGCAAAACGTCGACCAGGTTCATTGAATAGCCTACGCAATGTTCCAGGAGTGGAACAAATGGAAGTAAATCGTTCTGGCAAAGAAATTCTAGCGTGCATTGAAGCTGGTAAAGCAGTAGCGGAGGCTGAGTTGCCAAAACGGGTTCAGAGATTGATTGATTACCCTGGTTACAAAGGGGCGGCAAAGGAAATTAAACAATCGATAGCGGAAGTGGCTAAACAGCAGGGGATCCCGCTGGATGTGTTTGCATCTAAAAAGCAAATTAATCAGGTAATAGGGTGGAACTGGAAACTAGATGATGCGCAGAGAAATAAATTTATGAAGCCAGATTTGTTTTTGGGCTGGCGTCATAGTCAGTTAAAAGACGCACTTTCTAAATGGCAGGTTGAATAG
- the cydB gene encoding cytochrome d ubiquinol oxidase subunit II codes for MFSAEYLALLYSSLMALAIIVYAVLDGYDLGVGILLPGQNKPAADTMIASIGPFWDANETWLVLAVGLALIAFPTAHSIILQALYLPIAFMLLGLILRGVAFDFRAKAKTRYRETWDRCFKLGSLITAFSQGYMLGLYVMSFEHSLASHLFAALSGVGVIAAYTLIGAGWLIMKCEGEIQNSAIRWCRVSNLIALLGVLAVSVVNPLINTYVQTRWFGTEISLLLLPLPLICMVLFVLQDRVLVKLKQTPDQGCWLPFAITVVIFLLCFFGLIYSFFPFVVPGTLTIYEALADPSALTFMLYGVVLVVPAIIGYTLFSYRVFWGKTQDLSYY; via the coding sequence ATGTTTAGTGCTGAATACCTGGCTTTGCTTTACAGTTCACTCATGGCACTTGCGATCATAGTGTATGCTGTGCTCGACGGCTATGACTTGGGGGTTGGTATATTGTTGCCGGGCCAAAATAAACCCGCTGCCGATACTATGATTGCCTCTATTGGCCCTTTTTGGGACGCCAACGAAACCTGGCTGGTACTGGCTGTCGGTCTTGCGCTCATTGCCTTCCCCACCGCACATTCAATCATACTGCAGGCACTGTATCTGCCTATCGCTTTTATGTTGCTGGGTTTAATTCTAAGGGGCGTTGCATTCGATTTTCGTGCCAAGGCCAAAACACGCTACCGTGAAACCTGGGATCGCTGCTTCAAACTGGGTAGCCTGATCACCGCTTTTTCACAGGGATATATGCTGGGCCTGTATGTGATGTCGTTTGAGCACAGTCTGGCGAGCCACCTGTTTGCAGCACTCAGCGGGGTTGGTGTCATAGCAGCTTATACCTTAATAGGCGCTGGCTGGTTGATCATGAAATGCGAAGGTGAGATACAAAACTCGGCTATCCGTTGGTGCCGGGTGAGCAATCTCATTGCTTTGTTGGGCGTATTAGCGGTCTCGGTGGTAAACCCACTTATAAACACTTACGTTCAGACGCGCTGGTTTGGCACCGAGATAAGCCTGTTATTGTTGCCACTGCCCCTTATCTGCATGGTACTTTTTGTGCTTCAAGACAGAGTGCTAGTAAAGCTCAAACAGACCCCAGATCAAGGTTGCTGGTTGCCCTTTGCCATCACAGTGGTGATATTTTTACTGTGCTTTTTTGGTCTTATCTATAGCTTTTTCCCTTTTGTCGTCCCTGGCACATTAACCATATATGAGGCACTTGCTGACCCGTCTGCACTCACCTTTATGCTATACGGCGTCGTACTGGTGGTACCAGCAATCATCGGTTACACACTATTCTCTTATCGGGTTTTCTGGGGAAAAACACAGGACCTGAGCTACTACTGA
- the minE gene encoding cell division topological specificity factor MinE — MSLLDYFRSEKKSSASLAKERLQIIVAHERSKRGTPDYLPQLKQDILEVIRKYVKVDSDAVNVQFEQNEDDLAVLELNVTLPDDEQK, encoded by the coding sequence GTGTCTTTACTTGATTATTTTCGATCCGAGAAAAAGTCCAGCGCTTCGCTGGCTAAAGAGCGGCTACAAATAATCGTTGCCCATGAACGCTCCAAGCGTGGCACCCCCGATTATCTGCCTCAGTTAAAGCAGGACATACTCGAGGTGATCCGTAAGTATGTCAAAGTTGACTCCGATGCAGTCAATGTGCAGTTTGAGCAAAACGAAGACGATTTGGCCGTATTAGAGCTTAATGTAACGCTTCCGGATGACGAACAGAAGTAA
- a CDS encoding YcgL domain-containing protein translates to MLAAVYKSSKKADTYLFIEKRDDFSKVPDPLMATFGTPIFVIIVDLAKRKKLGTADLSNVKQKLIDDGFYLQLPPPQENLLDELKRQNGVKSD, encoded by the coding sequence ATGCTAGCCGCAGTATATAAAAGTAGTAAAAAAGCCGATACCTATCTTTTTATTGAAAAACGAGACGATTTTAGCAAAGTCCCTGACCCTTTAATGGCTACTTTTGGTACGCCAATATTTGTAATCATTGTGGATTTAGCAAAACGCAAGAAACTCGGTACTGCTGATTTAAGTAACGTTAAGCAGAAATTAATCGATGATGGGTTTTATTTGCAGCTGCCGCCTCCACAAGAGAATCTTCTGGACGAATTAAAAAGACAAAACGGAGTAAAAAGTGACTAA
- the minD gene encoding septum site-determining protein MinD translates to MAKIIVVTSGKGGVGKTTSSAAIGTGLALKGYKTAIIDFDIGLRNLDLIMGCERRVVYDFVNVINGEANLNQALIKDKRVEKLYILPASQTRDKDALTKEGVERVLKEMSEDFDFIICDSPAGIEAGAMMALYFADEAIVTTNPEVSSVRDSDRILGILQSKSKRAEDGLEPVKEHLLLTRYNPERVESGDMLSVEDVQEILAIDLLGVIPESKAVLNASNSGQPVILDTESDAGQAYSDAINRLLGEIIDFRFLNVEKKGLLKRIFGG, encoded by the coding sequence ATGGCAAAGATTATTGTCGTAACTTCAGGTAAAGGTGGTGTAGGTAAAACCACGTCAAGTGCAGCGATCGGCACCGGTCTTGCGCTTAAAGGATACAAAACAGCCATTATCGACTTTGATATTGGCCTGCGTAACTTAGATCTCATCATGGGCTGCGAACGCCGTGTCGTTTATGATTTTGTCAACGTCATTAATGGTGAAGCAAACCTTAATCAGGCACTGATTAAAGATAAACGCGTTGAAAAACTCTATATTTTACCTGCCTCACAAACGCGCGATAAAGATGCGCTGACAAAAGAAGGCGTTGAACGTGTTTTGAAAGAAATGTCAGAAGACTTTGATTTCATTATCTGCGACTCACCCGCTGGCATCGAAGCTGGTGCAATGATGGCACTCTACTTTGCCGACGAAGCAATCGTAACAACCAACCCGGAAGTTTCTTCCGTTCGTGACTCTGACCGTATTCTGGGAATTTTGCAAAGCAAATCAAAGCGCGCAGAAGATGGTCTGGAGCCCGTAAAGGAACATCTGCTGCTTACGCGTTATAATCCAGAGCGTGTAGAAAGCGGCGACATGCTGTCCGTCGAAGATGTTCAGGAAATCCTGGCAATAGACTTACTCGGCGTGATCCCAGAATCCAAAGCTGTGTTAAATGCGTCTAACTCGGGACAACCTGTGATCCTTGATACAGAATCTGATGCAGGTCAGGCATATAGCGATGCGATTAATCGCTTGTTAGGTGAAATCATCGACTTCAGATTTTTGAATGTTGAAAAGAAAGGACTGCTAAAGCGGATTTTTGGAGGTTAA
- a CDS encoding alpha/beta fold hydrolase: MLITNKNKIKQGRVDGFAYQEMGEGAQVILMLHGWQDNSNSFLPLLDNLPNSALEAFKFIALDFPGHGYSDWRSADAHYYFVEYVYDVLAFLRAKHIEHCHIVGHSMGALVGGLFTSLYAEKVNTLTLIDGIGLLYQSDKNAKQQLLDAFAARQVVEQFNETTLRLFADKQAIIKARLKVSDFNEEIAAILMERNIEELEEGARLTTDPKLKLPSTTRFSRAQAQSLLKGVKTSTLAIMGTSGYAQMKHSLGQFSECFEAFTCIEVAGGHHCHMENPEQVLEQVLTHIKHPDVS; encoded by the coding sequence ATGTTGATTACTAATAAAAACAAGATAAAACAAGGGCGAGTGGACGGGTTCGCGTACCAGGAAATGGGAGAGGGAGCGCAAGTTATCCTGATGCTGCATGGCTGGCAGGATAACAGCAACAGCTTTTTACCCCTATTGGATAACTTGCCAAACAGTGCGCTAGAGGCGTTTAAGTTTATTGCATTGGACTTTCCGGGTCATGGTTATTCGGACTGGAGAAGTGCCGATGCGCATTATTATTTTGTAGAATATGTTTATGATGTTTTAGCTTTTCTTCGTGCCAAGCACATAGAGCATTGTCACATCGTCGGGCATTCAATGGGGGCTTTGGTGGGCGGACTGTTCACCAGTCTATATGCTGAAAAAGTAAATACACTGACACTGATAGATGGTATTGGTCTATTATATCAAAGCGATAAGAATGCTAAGCAACAGTTGCTTGACGCCTTTGCTGCAAGGCAGGTAGTTGAACAATTTAATGAAACAACATTGCGTCTGTTTGCTGATAAACAAGCTATCATCAAAGCGCGGCTTAAAGTTAGCGATTTCAATGAAGAAATAGCTGCTATATTAATGGAGCGAAATATAGAAGAGCTTGAGGAGGGCGCACGCTTAACGACGGACCCTAAATTGAAGTTGCCTTCAACGACGCGTTTCTCACGTGCTCAGGCACAGTCGCTGTTGAAAGGTGTTAAAACGTCAACTTTGGCAATTATGGGTACGTCTGGATACGCACAAATGAAGCATAGCTTAGGGCAGTTTTCTGAATGCTTTGAAGCGTTTACATGTATCGAGGTAGCAGGTGGACACCATTGTCACATGGAAAATCCGGAGCAAGTGTTAGAACAGGTTTTAACACATATAAAACATCCCGACGTTTCCTGA
- a CDS encoding alkaline phosphatase, whose product MTRNISALAFALGCTLSNSVFAAPKNIIYMIGDGMGPAFTTAYRYMQDDKATKVVEPTVFDSILVGMAHTYPDDDTVVTDSAAGATALSTAEKSYNGAIAVDTHKQSLKTMLEIAKERGMTTALVATSQINHATPASFAAHNESRRNYDEIADDYIDNKIAGKLPVDLLLGGGTKYFVREDRNLITEFKESGYQYADAFSELDSLSRLPALGLFAEVAFPHAIDSEEPKRLTTMTNKALDLLHNHNGKGFFVMIEGSQIDWCGHANDIACAMKEMDDFAGAITAAKAYIDKNPDTVLVVTADHSTGGLTLGSNGVYQWKADVVAKTKASVKELTNVLSEAKPKQMAETWTQLTGLPFDEATKKKLITAKKDSKEALYKAANNIINDASYTGWTTKGHTAIDVQVFAYGEGRDAFIGSLNNTQIAEKLISYIEK is encoded by the coding sequence ATGACACGCAACATTAGCGCTCTGGCGTTTGCTCTGGGCTGTACCTTGTCAAACTCAGTATTTGCTGCACCAAAAAATATCATTTATATGATTGGTGATGGCATGGGGCCAGCCTTCACTACAGCCTATCGTTATATGCAGGACGATAAAGCGACCAAAGTCGTCGAACCAACTGTATTTGACTCTATCCTGGTGGGTATGGCGCATACCTATCCAGACGACGATACCGTAGTGACGGATAGCGCAGCCGGCGCTACAGCACTCAGTACAGCAGAAAAAAGCTACAATGGGGCAATTGCGGTAGATACACATAAACAATCGCTAAAAACAATGCTGGAAATTGCAAAAGAGCGAGGGATGACAACAGCACTTGTGGCCACATCCCAGATAAACCACGCCACCCCAGCGAGTTTCGCAGCGCACAATGAGTCAAGACGCAACTATGACGAAATTGCTGACGATTACATCGACAATAAAATCGCAGGTAAGTTACCTGTCGATTTATTGCTAGGTGGTGGTACCAAGTACTTTGTTCGTGAAGACAGAAACCTGATCACTGAATTTAAAGAATCCGGATATCAGTATGCAGACGCGTTCAGCGAGCTGGATTCGCTCAGCCGCCTTCCTGCACTGGGTTTATTCGCAGAGGTTGCGTTTCCTCATGCAATAGACAGTGAGGAGCCTAAGCGACTGACTACAATGACTAATAAAGCCCTGGATTTGTTGCACAATCACAACGGAAAAGGCTTTTTTGTAATGATCGAGGGCAGTCAAATCGACTGGTGCGGACACGCCAACGATATTGCTTGTGCAATGAAAGAGATGGACGATTTCGCTGGCGCAATCACTGCCGCTAAAGCCTATATCGACAAAAACCCAGACACGGTATTAGTTGTCACTGCTGATCACTCTACAGGCGGCCTTACTCTGGGAAGCAATGGCGTGTATCAATGGAAGGCTGATGTTGTCGCAAAAACGAAGGCCTCCGTCAAAGAACTCACCAACGTACTCTCAGAGGCTAAGCCAAAGCAAATGGCCGAGACCTGGACGCAGCTGACCGGTTTGCCCTTTGACGAAGCAACTAAAAAGAAACTTATCACTGCAAAAAAAGACTCAAAAGAGGCCTTGTATAAAGCAGCGAATAACATCATTAATGATGCCAGCTACACAGGCTGGACAACCAAAGGGCACACCGCAATCGATGTGCAAGTATTCGCCTACGGTGAAGGACGTGATGCATTCATTGGCTCCCTCAACAACACGCAAATTGCTGAAAAGTTAATCTCTTATATAGAGAAATAA
- the fadD gene encoding long-chain-fatty-acid--CoA ligase FadD, whose protein sequence is MEKIWLKRYPEGMPETIDPEHYNSLLELFDKSFREFAQLPAYSNMGKTMTYQQVDEATKAVASYIQNTLKLGKGDKVAVMMPNLLQTPITILGVLRAGCTVVNVNPLYTVRELEHQLNDSEAKAIFILANFAHTLEKALPTTGVKHIVVTQIGDMLGGVKKHLVNFVVKKLKKMVPDYDLPDAQPFAHAISADPGQYKVPEVTLTDLAFLQYTGGTTGVSKGAMLTHGNMVANLEQVSGCLDKVLDKGREVVVTALPLYHIFALTANCLTFMKYGGHNLLITNPRDMPGFVKELSKYPFTVITGVNTLFNGLLNTPGFSELDFSTLKVSLGGGMAVQRPVAERWQKVTKSKLMEGYGLTECAPLVTICPWDIDGYNGSIGLPAPSTDLKIINDQGEEMPLGEPGELCVKGPQVMAGYYNRPDATAECLQDGWFATGDIAIYDEEGFFYIVDRKKDMILVSGFNVFPNEIEEIVAMHEGVLEVAAVGVPHEVSGEQVKVFVVRKDPSLTEKDIISHCRDKLTNYKVPKLVEFRDELPKTNVGKILRRALK, encoded by the coding sequence GTGGAAAAAATCTGGTTAAAGCGCTACCCCGAAGGGATGCCGGAAACAATCGACCCAGAACACTACAACTCGCTGCTTGAATTATTCGACAAAAGTTTTAGAGAGTTTGCCCAGTTACCAGCATACAGTAACATGGGTAAAACAATGACTTACCAACAAGTTGATGAAGCTACCAAGGCAGTCGCCAGTTATATTCAAAACACCCTTAAATTAGGTAAAGGGGACAAAGTGGCGGTTATGATGCCAAACTTGCTACAAACACCCATCACCATTTTAGGCGTATTGAGAGCTGGTTGTACGGTCGTTAATGTAAACCCCTTGTACACAGTGAGGGAGCTCGAGCATCAGCTTAATGATTCAGAAGCGAAAGCAATCTTCATATTGGCAAACTTTGCACATACACTCGAAAAGGCACTTCCAACGACGGGTGTTAAACACATAGTTGTGACACAAATTGGTGATATGCTTGGTGGCGTCAAGAAGCATTTAGTCAACTTCGTGGTTAAAAAGCTTAAAAAAATGGTGCCAGATTATGACTTGCCTGATGCACAGCCTTTTGCACACGCCATAAGTGCAGACCCCGGGCAATATAAAGTACCTGAGGTGACACTGACAGATCTGGCATTTCTCCAGTACACGGGTGGTACAACAGGGGTTTCCAAAGGCGCAATGCTGACTCATGGCAACATGGTTGCGAATTTGGAGCAGGTTTCTGGCTGCCTTGATAAAGTACTTGATAAAGGCCGTGAAGTAGTTGTTACTGCGTTACCTCTGTATCATATTTTTGCACTTACAGCGAACTGCCTTACCTTTATGAAGTATGGTGGTCACAACCTGCTTATCACTAACCCAAGGGATATGCCTGGCTTTGTTAAAGAGCTATCAAAATATCCCTTTACGGTTATTACTGGCGTAAATACATTGTTCAACGGTTTACTAAACACACCCGGATTTTCAGAGTTGGACTTCTCAACACTGAAAGTGTCTCTTGGTGGTGGAATGGCCGTGCAGCGACCAGTTGCAGAGCGTTGGCAGAAAGTCACAAAAAGTAAACTTATGGAAGGCTATGGCCTGACAGAATGTGCGCCTTTGGTTACAATTTGCCCATGGGATATCGATGGCTATAACGGCTCAATCGGTTTGCCGGCGCCAAGTACAGACCTGAAAATTATTAATGATCAGGGTGAGGAGATGCCGTTGGGAGAGCCTGGAGAGCTTTGTGTTAAAGGGCCTCAGGTTATGGCTGGCTACTATAATCGTCCTGATGCAACAGCTGAATGTTTGCAGGATGGTTGGTTTGCAACTGGTGATATTGCTATTTACGATGAAGAAGGGTTCTTCTATATCGTAGATCGTAAAAAAGATATGATTTTGGTCTCTGGCTTTAATGTGTTCCCTAACGAGATAGAAGAAATCGTTGCGATGCACGAAGGCGTGCTGGAAGTCGCTGCGGTTGGTGTACCGCATGAAGTGAGCGGTGAACAGGTAAAAGTTTTTGTTGTGAGAAAGGATCCATCTTTGACAGAAAAAGATATAATAAGTCATTGTCGCGACAAGCTAACCAATTATAAAGTCCCCAAATTGGTCGAATTCAGAGATGAATTGCCTAAGACCAATGTTGGCAAAATATTGCGTAGGGCATTAAAGTAA